A stretch of Amycolatopsis balhimycina FH 1894 DNA encodes these proteins:
- a CDS encoding DUF4166 domain-containing protein codes for MTGVFERTLGPDFARLHPRVRERLALSDGRGMIGHGAMDRIWRGPGFTLPFLWLGSARHILFPERGRNVPFTIENYPYVDGHGRETVSFVRTFEFPRRRRRFDAQMVFSAGRGLVDYLGTHQHLAVDLAVSVRPDGGFRIRSGEFRFREGPLRTRLPRGVTGTATVDEWFDDDSGQFRIEVAVVHPRFGPVFGYEGSFSARYVDVGGGVSGAVKPLREKVMD; via the coding sequence GTGACCGGCGTCTTCGAACGCACGCTCGGTCCGGATTTCGCGAGACTGCACCCCCGGGTGCGGGAACGGCTCGCTCTGTCGGACGGGCGCGGGATGATCGGCCACGGCGCGATGGACCGGATCTGGCGCGGCCCCGGCTTCACCCTGCCGTTCCTGTGGCTCGGGTCGGCGCGGCACATCCTGTTCCCCGAGCGCGGGCGGAACGTGCCGTTCACCATCGAGAACTATCCGTACGTGGACGGGCACGGCCGCGAAACGGTGTCCTTCGTGCGGACCTTCGAGTTCCCGCGACGGCGCCGGCGCTTCGACGCCCAGATGGTGTTCAGCGCCGGGCGCGGGCTCGTCGACTACCTGGGGACGCACCAGCACCTGGCGGTGGACCTCGCGGTGTCGGTCCGGCCGGACGGCGGGTTCCGGATCCGCTCCGGCGAGTTCCGGTTCCGGGAGGGCCCGCTGCGAACGCGCCTGCCGCGGGGCGTCACCGGAACCGCCACCGTCGACGAATGGTTCGACGACGACAGCGGGCAGTTCCGGATCGAGGTCGCGGTGGTCCATCCCCGCTTCGGGCCGGTGTTCGGTTACGAGGGCAGCTTCAGCGCCCGATACGTCGACGTCGGCGGCGGGGTGAGCGGGGCGGTCAAGCCGCTTCGTGAGAAGGTCATGGACTGA
- a CDS encoding winged helix-turn-helix transcriptional regulator, which produces MTTTRTYGQFCGLARALEIIGERWSMLVIRDLMLGPKRFTDLQRGLPRIPASILSSRLNELEQTGVIRRRVLPQLDAGLVYELTEYGSELDHIMLDLGLWGARSLGYPKDDDVFTTDAAILSLYTTFQEEAARGVHVTYVLRHSDSLIIHAMIDDGTLKVSSGDHPAADIVIEPQGPELIDLVNGNLTAAEAMASGRVRIEGAFAHLELFTKLFRIPPKPELFDGLTLH; this is translated from the coding sequence ATGACGACCACACGCACCTACGGACAGTTCTGCGGCCTGGCGCGTGCTCTCGAGATCATCGGCGAGCGCTGGTCCATGCTCGTCATCCGGGACCTGATGCTCGGCCCGAAGCGGTTCACGGACCTCCAGCGCGGCTTGCCCCGCATCCCGGCGAGCATCCTGTCCTCCCGGCTCAACGAGCTGGAGCAGACCGGCGTCATCCGCCGCCGCGTGCTGCCGCAGCTCGACGCCGGCCTGGTCTACGAGCTCACCGAGTACGGCAGCGAGCTCGACCACATCATGCTGGACCTCGGGCTGTGGGGCGCGCGTTCGCTCGGCTACCCGAAGGACGACGACGTCTTCACCACCGACGCCGCCATCCTCTCGCTCTACACGACGTTCCAGGAGGAGGCGGCGCGCGGCGTGCACGTGACGTACGTGCTGCGCCACAGCGACTCGCTGATCATCCACGCCATGATCGACGACGGGACGCTGAAGGTGAGCAGCGGGGACCACCCGGCCGCCGACATCGTCATCGAGCCGCAGGGGCCGGAGCTGATCGACCTGGTCAACGGCAACCTGACCGCGGCCGAGGCGATGGCGTCGGGCCGGGTGCGGATCGAAGGCGCGTTCGCGCACCTGGAGCTGTTCACCAAGCTGTTCCGGATCCCGCCGAAGCCGGAGCTCTTCGACGGCCTCACCCTGCACTGA
- a CDS encoding heavy-metal-associated domain-containing protein, producing the protein MAEATYTVEGMTCGHCATSVREEVSELDGVRQVDVDVESGRVTVTSDAPLTADAVAAAVTEAGYRLVA; encoded by the coding sequence ATGGCCGAAGCGACCTACACCGTCGAGGGCATGACCTGCGGGCACTGCGCCACCTCGGTCCGCGAGGAGGTCTCCGAACTGGACGGTGTCCGGCAGGTGGACGTCGACGTCGAGAGCGGCCGCGTGACCGTGACCAGCGACGCCCCGCTGACTGCCGACGCGGTCGCCGCCGCCGTCACCGAGGCCGGCTACCGCCTGGTCGCGTGA
- a CDS encoding copper resistance CopC/CopD family protein — translation MPALLAFILGWLVLGAVPASAHVEIVSSTPGDGARLSAAPPLVSVTLSENIGIQPGSIKVVDLAGTQVDTGPVFQPGDAAEQLAVRLKPDLPAGSYLVEYAFVSADSHPVRGTFAFVVGTGPLVTSAGAVSAATGTDAAVNAVSTGVRWLAYLGVVLLGGLAFVVLCRPAARTDPRARRLLRWGAGLVAATAVAAFVLQGPYAAGRNLEAVFDTGLVADTLRVAYGKLLLLRLAAVAVLALLVPRLLRPELPDRLRSRYENLAMVTGFLVLLTFSATGHPVTDPIMFVSVSADLVHFGAIAVWAGGLAQLALCLYRPTPGEDLAPVATRFSRVAAGAVTAIALSGVVLALRIMPSLPTLWTTRFGLLVLLKIAGFAVLLAVASRSRRAVRRSLTAAPAEGATKTMTADLRRLRQAVAVEVLLSVVVLALAALLTVTPPGG, via the coding sequence GTGCCGGCCCTGCTGGCCTTCATCCTGGGCTGGCTGGTGCTCGGCGCCGTTCCGGCTTCGGCCCACGTCGAGATCGTCTCGTCGACCCCGGGGGACGGCGCCCGCCTGAGTGCGGCGCCGCCCCTGGTATCGGTCACCCTGTCGGAGAACATCGGTATCCAGCCCGGGTCGATCAAGGTCGTCGACCTCGCCGGCACGCAGGTCGACACCGGGCCGGTGTTCCAGCCCGGCGACGCCGCCGAGCAGCTCGCGGTGCGGCTGAAGCCGGACCTGCCGGCCGGCAGCTACCTGGTCGAATACGCCTTCGTCTCGGCCGACTCCCACCCGGTACGGGGCACCTTCGCGTTCGTGGTGGGCACCGGACCGCTGGTGACATCGGCGGGCGCGGTGTCAGCGGCGACCGGCACCGACGCGGCCGTCAACGCCGTGTCGACGGGGGTGCGCTGGCTGGCCTATCTCGGCGTCGTGCTGCTCGGCGGGCTGGCGTTCGTGGTGCTGTGCCGCCCGGCGGCGCGCACCGACCCCCGCGCCCGGCGGCTGCTGCGCTGGGGCGCCGGCCTCGTCGCGGCGACCGCCGTGGCGGCGTTCGTGCTGCAAGGCCCGTACGCGGCCGGGCGGAACCTCGAAGCGGTGTTCGACACCGGGCTGGTGGCGGACACGCTGCGCGTCGCCTACGGGAAACTGCTGCTGCTCCGGCTGGCCGCGGTGGCGGTACTGGCGCTGCTGGTGCCCCGGCTGCTGCGGCCGGAGCTGCCGGACCGGCTGCGTTCCCGCTACGAAAACCTGGCCATGGTCACCGGCTTCCTGGTGCTGCTGACGTTCTCGGCCACCGGCCACCCGGTCACCGACCCGATCATGTTCGTTTCGGTCTCGGCGGACCTGGTGCACTTCGGCGCGATCGCCGTCTGGGCGGGCGGCCTGGCCCAGCTGGCCCTCTGCCTGTACCGCCCGACGCCCGGCGAGGACCTGGCCCCGGTGGCGACGCGCTTTTCCCGCGTCGCGGCCGGAGCGGTGACGGCGATCGCGCTCAGCGGCGTCGTGCTGGCGCTGCGCATCATGCCGTCGCTGCCGACGCTCTGGACGACCCGGTTCGGCCTGCTGGTGCTGCTGAAGATCGCGGGCTTCGCAGTGCTGCTGGCGGTGGCGAGCCGCTCCCGCCGGGCGGTGCGCCGCAGCCTGACCGCGGCACCGGCGGAAGGGGCGACGAAGACGATGACGGCGGACCTGCGCCGCCTGCGCCAGGCCGTGGCGGTGGAGGTGCTGCTCAGCGTCGTGGTGCTCGCCCTGGCGGCGCTCCTCACGGTGACCCCGCCGGGCGGCTGA
- the tyrS gene encoding tyrosine--tRNA ligase: MSEHILDELSWRGLIAQSTDIDALRRELDQGPVTLYCGFDPTAPSLHAGNLVPLLMLKRFQRAGHRPIVLAGSATAMIGDPRDTGERSLNKADVIDEWAVRIRGQLEKFVDFDGSPTGAIVENNLNWTGEQNVLEFLRDVGKHFSVNVMLNRDTVRRRLEGDGMSYAEFSYLLLQSQDYRRLYREYGCTLQVGGSDQWVNLVGGVDLIRRTEGASVHAVTAPLVTDSEGRKFGKSTGGGSVWLDPEMTSPYAWYQYFVNVGDADVVRYLRMFTFLGQEEIAALADDTEQRPHLRAAQRRLAEEFTTLVHGEEQTRQVIAASRALFGGGELRDLDERTLDAAMAEVPNGKVDPSGAPTIVDLLLAGGLVDSKAAARRAVKEGGAYVNNVKVADEEWTPSAGDALHGKWLVVRKGKRNVAGVALGG; encoded by the coding sequence GTGAGCGAACACATCCTCGACGAGCTGTCCTGGCGCGGCCTGATCGCGCAGTCCACCGACATCGACGCCCTCCGGCGCGAGCTCGACCAGGGGCCCGTCACGCTCTATTGCGGTTTCGACCCGACCGCCCCCAGCCTGCACGCCGGCAACCTGGTCCCGCTGCTCATGCTCAAGCGCTTCCAGCGGGCCGGGCACCGGCCGATCGTGCTGGCCGGCAGCGCGACCGCGATGATCGGCGACCCGCGCGACACCGGTGAGCGCTCGCTGAACAAGGCCGACGTCATCGACGAGTGGGCGGTACGCATCCGCGGCCAGCTCGAGAAGTTCGTCGACTTCGACGGCTCGCCCACCGGGGCGATCGTCGAGAACAACCTCAACTGGACCGGCGAGCAGAACGTCCTGGAGTTCCTGCGCGACGTCGGGAAGCACTTCTCGGTCAACGTCATGCTCAACCGCGACACGGTCCGGCGCCGGCTCGAGGGCGACGGCATGTCCTACGCCGAGTTCAGCTACCTGCTCCTGCAGTCGCAGGACTACCGGCGGCTGTACCGCGAGTACGGCTGCACGCTGCAGGTCGGCGGGTCCGACCAGTGGGTCAACCTCGTCGGCGGGGTGGACCTGATCCGCCGGACCGAGGGCGCGAGCGTGCACGCGGTGACCGCGCCGCTGGTGACCGACTCCGAGGGGCGCAAGTTCGGCAAGTCGACGGGCGGCGGGAGCGTCTGGCTCGACCCGGAGATGACGTCGCCGTACGCCTGGTACCAGTACTTCGTCAATGTGGGTGACGCCGACGTCGTCCGGTACCTGCGGATGTTCACGTTCCTCGGCCAGGAGGAGATCGCCGCGCTGGCCGACGACACCGAACAGCGCCCCCACCTGCGTGCGGCCCAGCGCCGGCTGGCGGAGGAGTTCACCACCCTCGTGCACGGGGAGGAGCAGACCCGGCAGGTGATCGCGGCCAGCCGGGCCCTGTTCGGTGGCGGAGAGCTCCGCGACCTGGACGAACGCACTCTCGACGCGGCGATGGCCGAGGTGCCGAACGGCAAGGTCGACCCGTCGGGCGCGCCGACGATCGTCGACCTGCTGCTCGCCGGGGGGCTGGTGGACAGCAAGGCCGCCGCCCGCCGCGCGGTCAAGGAGGGCGGCGCGTACGTCAACAACGTGAAGGTCGCGGACGAGGAGTGGACGCCGTCGGCGGGCGACGCCCTGCACGGCAAGTGGCTCGTGGTCCGCAAGGGCAAGCGGAACGTCGCCGGCGTCGCGCTCGGCGGCTGA
- a CDS encoding heavy metal translocating P-type ATPase produces MSSAEVATAARVELAIGGMTCASCAARVERKLNKVDGVTATVNYATEKAQVSYPGGLSVDDLKAVVEAAGYSARLPEPEAPDDTRELRKRLLVSAALTVPLVVVAMVPAWQFAAWPWVSLALAAPVVTWGAWPFHRAAAVNLRHATATMDTLISLGVVASVAWSLYALLFGMAGHHDLYFEVAAAVTTFILAGRYFETRSKRRAGAALRALMDLGAKDVTVLRDGEEHLVPIKDLQVGAVFVARPGEKIATDGVVTDGGSAVDTSLLTGESVPVEVGPGDAVTGATVNVGGRLLVRATRVGADTRLAQMARLVEAAQNGKAEVQRLADRVSAVFVPAVVFAALATLAGWLATGGTADAAFTAAVAVLIIACPCALGLATPTALLVGTGRGAQLGILIKGPEVLESTRRVDTVVLDKTGTVTTGRMALVEGDGEVLRLAGAVEAASEHPIGRAIADAARERFGALPAVTGFRSTPGRGVTGVVEGRTVSVGRADAAGTDVTTVGVTWDGELRGTLAVADAIKPTSARAVAELRQLGLEPILLTGDSAGVARAIAAEAGIDEVVAEVLPEDKVDVVKRLQAQGRVVAMVGDGVNDAAALAQADLGLAMGTGADAAIEAGDLTLVRGDLRAAADAIRLARRTLATIKGNLFWAFAYNVAALPLAALGLLDPMIAGAAMACSSAFVVSNSLRLRRFR; encoded by the coding sequence GTGAGCTCCGCCGAGGTGGCCACCGCGGCCCGCGTCGAGCTCGCCATCGGCGGGATGACGTGCGCGTCCTGCGCGGCCCGTGTCGAGCGGAAGCTCAACAAGGTCGACGGCGTGACCGCGACGGTCAACTACGCCACCGAAAAAGCGCAGGTCAGCTACCCGGGCGGGCTGTCGGTCGACGACCTCAAGGCCGTCGTCGAAGCCGCCGGTTACTCGGCACGGCTGCCCGAGCCCGAAGCGCCGGATGACACGCGCGAGCTGCGCAAACGTTTGCTCGTCTCCGCGGCCCTCACGGTGCCGCTCGTCGTCGTCGCGATGGTCCCGGCCTGGCAGTTCGCGGCCTGGCCGTGGGTGTCGCTCGCCCTCGCCGCCCCCGTCGTGACCTGGGGCGCGTGGCCGTTCCACCGCGCCGCCGCGGTCAACCTGCGCCACGCCACCGCCACGATGGACACGCTGATCTCGCTCGGCGTCGTCGCTTCCGTGGCCTGGTCGCTGTACGCGCTCCTCTTCGGGATGGCCGGCCACCACGACCTGTACTTCGAAGTGGCCGCCGCGGTCACCACGTTCATCCTGGCCGGCCGCTACTTCGAGACGCGGTCGAAGCGCCGGGCCGGCGCCGCCCTCCGCGCGCTCATGGACCTCGGCGCGAAGGACGTCACAGTGCTCCGCGACGGCGAAGAGCACCTCGTCCCGATCAAGGATCTGCAGGTCGGCGCCGTCTTCGTGGCCCGGCCCGGCGAGAAGATCGCCACCGACGGCGTGGTCACCGACGGCGGTTCCGCGGTCGACACCAGCCTGCTCACCGGCGAGTCGGTCCCGGTCGAGGTCGGACCCGGTGACGCCGTAACCGGCGCCACCGTCAACGTCGGCGGGCGGCTGCTCGTGCGCGCCACGCGGGTCGGCGCGGACACGCGGCTGGCGCAGATGGCGCGGCTCGTCGAAGCCGCCCAGAACGGCAAGGCCGAGGTCCAGCGGCTCGCCGACCGGGTCTCGGCGGTGTTCGTCCCGGCGGTCGTCTTCGCCGCGCTGGCGACGCTCGCCGGCTGGCTGGCGACCGGTGGCACGGCGGACGCGGCGTTCACCGCGGCCGTCGCCGTGCTGATCATCGCCTGCCCGTGCGCGCTCGGCCTCGCGACGCCGACGGCGCTGCTGGTCGGCACCGGCCGCGGCGCGCAGCTGGGCATCCTCATCAAGGGCCCCGAGGTGCTCGAGTCCACCCGGCGCGTCGACACCGTCGTGCTCGACAAGACGGGCACCGTCACCACCGGCCGGATGGCGCTCGTCGAGGGCGACGGTGAGGTGCTCCGGCTCGCGGGCGCCGTCGAGGCCGCTTCCGAGCACCCGATCGGCCGCGCGATCGCCGACGCGGCCCGGGAGCGCTTCGGCGCGTTGCCCGCCGTCACCGGCTTCCGCAGCACTCCGGGGCGCGGAGTCACCGGGGTGGTCGAGGGCCGCACCGTGAGCGTGGGCCGGGCGGACGCCGCCGGCACCGACGTGACCACGGTCGGGGTGACCTGGGACGGCGAGCTGCGCGGGACGCTGGCCGTCGCCGACGCGATCAAGCCGACGTCCGCGCGGGCCGTCGCCGAATTGCGGCAACTCGGCCTGGAGCCGATCCTGCTGACCGGCGACAGCGCGGGCGTGGCGCGGGCGATCGCCGCCGAAGCCGGGATCGACGAGGTCGTCGCCGAGGTGCTGCCCGAGGACAAGGTCGACGTCGTCAAGCGGCTGCAGGCGCAGGGCCGCGTGGTGGCGATGGTCGGCGACGGCGTCAACGACGCGGCCGCGCTCGCCCAGGCCGACCTGGGCCTGGCGATGGGCACGGGCGCCGACGCGGCCATCGAAGCCGGCGACCTGACGCTGGTGCGGGGCGACCTGCGGGCCGCGGCCGACGCGATCCGGCTGGCCCGCCGCACCCTCGCCACGATCAAGGGGAACCTGTTCTGGGCGTTCGCCTACAACGTGGCGGCGCTGCCACTCGCGGCGCTCGGCCTGCTCGACCCGATGATCGCGGGCGCGGCGATGGCGTGCTCGTCGGCCTTCGTGGTGAGCAACAGCCTGCGGCTGCGCCGGTTCCGCTGA
- a CDS encoding metal-sensitive transcriptional regulator, producing MTGYGGEREAYLKRLRRIEGQIRGLQRMVEQDKYCIDILTQVSAATKALQSFSLELLDEHLATCVVQAAAAGGEEADLKVREASDAIARLVRS from the coding sequence ATGACGGGTTACGGCGGTGAGCGGGAGGCCTATCTGAAGCGCCTGCGCCGGATCGAGGGCCAGATCCGCGGGCTGCAGCGCATGGTCGAGCAGGACAAGTACTGCATCGACATCCTGACCCAGGTCTCCGCGGCGACGAAGGCGCTGCAGTCGTTCTCGCTGGAACTGCTCGACGAGCACCTGGCCACCTGCGTCGTCCAGGCGGCCGCCGCGGGCGGCGAGGAAGCCGACCTGAAGGTCCGGGAAGCCTCGGACGCGATCGCGCGGCTGGTGCGTTCCTAG
- a CDS encoding CPBP family intramembrane glutamic endopeptidase, with the protein MTEAALFPPRRVFALVAAVVTLAASTTLANRVLPGWAYPVCGLVAALVLVMLGRAAGCSWPDLGLSQLRRPALAGLAGAASVAVVFGIALAVPSLRTVYQDGRVGDPDFGQLLWLTCGRILFGTVLIEEVAFRGVLPGLFGADDERWRWPPILCSAALFGLWHALPALAIGRNAAVHAVFGSTPAVVLQVLAMAAAGVAGIFLHWWRHLGRGVLASVIVHFTTNAGGLTLAVLVR; encoded by the coding sequence TTGACCGAGGCCGCGCTGTTCCCGCCGCGGCGGGTGTTCGCGCTGGTCGCCGCGGTCGTGACGCTCGCCGCGTCGACCACGCTGGCCAACCGCGTGTTGCCCGGCTGGGCGTACCCGGTGTGCGGGCTGGTGGCGGCACTCGTGCTGGTCATGCTGGGCCGGGCGGCCGGGTGCTCGTGGCCGGACCTGGGGCTGAGCCAGCTCCGGCGCCCCGCACTCGCCGGCTTGGCCGGCGCCGCTTCGGTGGCGGTCGTGTTCGGGATCGCGCTGGCCGTGCCGTCGCTGCGCACGGTCTACCAGGACGGCCGCGTCGGCGACCCGGACTTCGGGCAGCTGCTGTGGCTGACCTGCGGCCGGATCCTGTTCGGGACGGTGCTGATCGAGGAGGTCGCGTTCCGCGGGGTGCTGCCCGGCCTGTTCGGCGCGGACGACGAGCGGTGGCGCTGGCCGCCGATCCTGTGCTCGGCCGCCCTGTTCGGGCTCTGGCACGCGCTGCCGGCGCTCGCCATCGGCCGCAACGCCGCCGTGCACGCCGTGTTCGGCTCGACGCCGGCGGTGGTGCTGCAGGTGCTGGCGATGGCCGCGGCGGGCGTCGCCGGGATTTTCCTGCACTGGTGGCGCCACCTCGGCCGGGGTGTGCTCGCGTCGGTGATCGTGCACTTCACGACGAACGCGGGCGGCCTCACCCTGGCCGTGCTGGTCCGCTAG
- the cobF gene encoding precorrin-6A synthase (deacetylating), translating to MRKIYAIGIGAGDPEHLTVQAIDRLNHVDVFFVLDKGAEKSDLVRLRQEILDRFVTRPGYRVVLAEDPPRDRTPADYRAAVADWHAARAAVYEELIRSELGSSEAGAFLVWGDPSLYDSTIALIEAVLARGKVEFEYEVVPGISSISALVARHRTTMNQIGRAVQLTTGRRLATGWPDGVDDVFVLLDAHTTFDRFTTDGLHIFWGAYVGTPDEILLSGPLTPALAAQIREVRAEARERHGWIMDTYLLRRPARE from the coding sequence ATGCGGAAGATCTACGCGATCGGGATCGGTGCCGGCGACCCCGAGCACCTGACGGTGCAGGCCATCGACCGGCTCAACCACGTCGACGTGTTCTTCGTGCTCGACAAGGGGGCGGAGAAGAGCGACCTGGTCCGGTTGCGCCAGGAGATCCTCGACCGGTTCGTGACGCGCCCGGGGTACCGGGTGGTGCTGGCGGAGGACCCGCCCCGCGACCGGACCCCGGCGGACTACCGGGCCGCGGTCGCCGACTGGCACGCGGCACGCGCCGCCGTGTACGAGGAGCTGATCCGCTCGGAGCTGGGGTCTTCCGAAGCCGGCGCCTTCCTGGTGTGGGGCGACCCGTCGCTGTACGACAGCACGATCGCGCTGATCGAGGCGGTGCTGGCCCGGGGGAAAGTGGAGTTCGAGTACGAGGTCGTCCCGGGCATCAGCAGCATCTCGGCGCTGGTGGCCCGGCACCGGACGACGATGAACCAGATCGGCCGCGCGGTCCAGCTGACCACCGGCCGCCGGCTGGCGACGGGCTGGCCCGACGGTGTCGACGACGTGTTCGTGCTGCTCGACGCCCACACGACGTTCGACCGGTTCACGACGGACGGCCTGCACATCTTCTGGGGCGCCTACGTCGGCACGCCCGACGAGATCCTGCTTTCCGGCCCGCTCACCCCGGCGTTGGCGGCGCAGATCCGCGAGGTGCGGGCGGAGGCGCGGGAGCGGCACGGCTGGATCATGGACACGTACCTGCTCCGGCGGCCGGCCCGGGAATAG
- a CDS encoding DNA-3-methyladenine glycosylase: MSGDAGRLFTRDELALDPVDLAHLLLGSVLEADGPDGTVGVRLVEVEAYRGEDDPASHCYRGRTPRNAVMWGPAGHLYVYFVYGMHFCANIVGSHDGVAGAVLLRAGEVVTGLDVVRRRRPNARGTGELAKGPAILTSVLRIDREQNGADLTDPASPVRLHVGERVPAEHIRTGPRVGVAMAMDTPWRFWVDGSPAVSTYRRGGKRRVRPAI; encoded by the coding sequence TTGAGCGGCGACGCAGGCCGGTTGTTCACCCGTGACGAACTGGCGCTGGACCCGGTCGACCTGGCCCACCTGCTGCTCGGCTCGGTCCTGGAGGCCGACGGTCCCGACGGCACCGTCGGCGTCCGGCTGGTCGAGGTCGAGGCCTATCGCGGCGAGGACGATCCGGCGTCGCACTGCTACCGCGGCCGGACCCCACGCAACGCCGTCATGTGGGGCCCGGCGGGGCACCTGTACGTGTACTTCGTCTACGGGATGCACTTCTGCGCGAACATCGTCGGCTCCCACGACGGCGTGGCCGGCGCGGTGCTGCTGCGGGCGGGCGAGGTCGTCACCGGTCTCGACGTCGTCCGCAGGCGGCGGCCGAACGCGCGGGGGACCGGCGAACTCGCCAAGGGCCCGGCCATCCTCACCTCGGTGCTGCGCATCGACCGCGAGCAGAACGGCGCCGACCTGACCGACCCGGCTTCCCCGGTCCGCTTGCACGTGGGCGAACGCGTGCCGGCGGAGCACATCCGGACGGGCCCGCGCGTCGGCGTCGCGATGGCGATGGACACGCCGTGGCGGTTCTGGGTCGACGGCTCGCCGGCCGTGTCCACCTACCGCCGCGGCGGGAAGCGCCGGGTCCGACCCGCCATCTAG
- a CDS encoding TetR/AcrR family transcriptional regulator: protein MGTGRNSSSQDTKQRLVDGVLEVVRQQGITAVSARSVATAAGANQALVFYHFGSVEELVAQACILATEARVALYRDRFAAVATVGDLLALGREIRTAERAEGNLALLAQTLAGAQGSARLAEATREGLDKWITEVRTALERVLEGSPLAELADPDGLAHAVSTGFLGLTLFDTVDPEGAEQAVAALEQLAVLVDVLDGLGPVATRAVRAKLRKSRLS, encoded by the coding sequence ATGGGCACCGGCCGGAACTCCAGTTCGCAGGACACGAAGCAGCGGCTCGTGGACGGCGTGCTGGAAGTCGTCCGGCAGCAGGGCATCACCGCCGTCTCGGCACGGTCGGTCGCCACTGCCGCGGGCGCGAACCAGGCGCTGGTCTTCTACCACTTCGGCAGCGTCGAAGAGCTCGTCGCCCAGGCGTGCATCCTCGCGACGGAAGCCCGTGTCGCCCTCTACCGCGACCGCTTCGCCGCCGTGGCCACGGTCGGCGATCTGCTGGCGCTCGGCCGGGAAATCCGGACCGCGGAACGCGCGGAAGGCAACCTGGCCCTCCTGGCCCAGACGCTGGCCGGGGCGCAGGGCAGCGCACGGCTCGCCGAAGCGACCCGCGAGGGCCTGGACAAGTGGATCACCGAAGTCCGGACGGCCCTCGAGCGCGTGCTCGAGGGCTCGCCGCTGGCCGAGCTCGCGGACCCCGACGGACTGGCCCACGCCGTGTCCACCGGGTTCCTCGGGCTGACGCTGTTCGACACGGTCGATCCGGAGGGCGCCGAGCAGGCCGTCGCCGCGCTGGAGCAGCTGGCCGTGCTGGTCGACGTCCTCGACGGGCTCGGCCCGGTGGCCACGCGGGCCGTCCGGGCCAAGCTCCGCAAATCTCGCCTCAGTTGA
- a CDS encoding maleylpyruvate isomerase family mycothiol-dependent enzyme has product MTASGPVPDFVAYRAVRRGVRALLGGRPGAGAGRVPACPEWTVTDLLGHLTVIAGRVLERHGGHPAAPAGTAGVPELLDHWDDVGEELDRRLEVAGGRSGAVMVMDAYTHELDLCAALGVAPPEAHAARAPSFAVLVRGLSGSIAAHGLPALRLRTTAGEEWAAGDGRPAATVTAPAHDLYRALAGRRSPAQLAALDWSAAPEPWLPAFSWGPFTPPSQPGV; this is encoded by the coding sequence GTGACAGCGAGCGGGCCGGTTCCGGACTTCGTGGCCTACCGCGCCGTGCGCCGTGGCGTCCGCGCCTTGCTCGGGGGACGGCCCGGCGCGGGGGCCGGCCGGGTTCCGGCGTGTCCGGAATGGACCGTCACGGACCTGCTCGGCCACCTCACGGTGATCGCCGGGCGGGTGCTGGAGCGCCACGGCGGTCACCCGGCGGCGCCGGCCGGGACCGCGGGGGTGCCGGAGCTGCTCGATCACTGGGACGACGTCGGCGAGGAGCTCGACCGGCGGCTCGAGGTCGCGGGCGGGCGCAGTGGCGCGGTGATGGTGATGGACGCCTACACCCACGAGCTGGACCTGTGCGCCGCTCTCGGCGTCGCACCGCCGGAGGCACACGCGGCCCGGGCGCCGAGCTTCGCAGTGCTGGTCCGCGGGTTGTCGGGGTCGATCGCGGCCCACGGTCTGCCGGCCTTGCGGCTGCGCACGACGGCGGGTGAGGAGTGGGCGGCGGGCGATGGCCGTCCGGCGGCAACCGTGACGGCGCCCGCCCACGACCTGTACCGCGCACTGGCCGGACGCCGGTCTCCGGCCCAGCTCGCGGCCCTGGACTGGAGCGCGGCGCCCGAGCCGTGGCTGCCCGCGTTCAGCTGGGGGCCGTTCACACCGCCCTCCCAGCCGGGCGTGTGA